One genomic segment of Ictalurus punctatus breed USDA103 chromosome 12, Coco_2.0, whole genome shotgun sequence includes these proteins:
- the sox4a gene encoding transcription factor SOX-4a, which translates to MVANNPDLPPIDCADSGEMEADADASRTPGSPHATGDVAWCKTPTGHIKRPMNAFMVWSQIERRKIMEQSPDMHNAEISKRLGKRWKLLRDCDKIPFIREAERLRLKHMADYPDYKYRPRKKVKTSAGACKAGGEKGDKGVSGGGKSSSKKSHGSNKSPGRTHKKSGSLEAVSDALYKPRAASSAKQIPDKPVKRAHSSSESLAPSAAVPASPTLSSSAECGEPPSLYDDAGTRFKHARASSPTPSASHSSSSSSSHSSDEEFEDDPLDFDPSPGGFSGGFGSDTCLDRDLDFGFESGSGSHFEFPDYCTPEVSEMISGDWLESTISNLVFTY; encoded by the coding sequence ATGGTGGCGAACAACCCAGACTTGCCGCCCATCGACTGTGCCGACTCCGGTGAGATGGAGGCGGACGCGGATGCCTCGCGGACCCCGGGCTCTCCGCACGCGACCGGGGATGTGGCGTGGTGCAAGACGCCCACCGGCCACATCAAGCGGCCTATGAATGCCTTCATGGTGTGGTCGCAGATCGAGCGGCGCAAGATCATGGAGCAGTCTCCCGACATGCACAACGCAGAGATCTCCAAGCGGCTGGGAAAGCGCTGGAAGCTCCTGCGAGACTGCGACAAGATCCCGTTCATCCGCGAGGCCGAGCGGCTCAGACtcaaacacatggcagactaTCCGGACTACAAGTACCGGCCGAGGAAGAAGGTCAAAACATCTGCTGGTGCATGCAAAGCTGGCGGGGAAAAGGGGGACAAGGGGGTCAGCGGTGGCGGGAAGTCATCATCCAAAAAAAGCCACGGCTCTAATAAATCTCCTGGCAGGACGCACAAGAAGTCTGGCTCTCTGGAAGCCGTCAGCGATGCGCTCTATAAACCGAGGGCAGCGTCTTCTGCCAAGCAGATACCAGACAAACCGGTGAAGCGCGCGCACTCCAGCTCAGAAAGCCTCGCCCCCTCCGCCGCCGTGCCCGCGAGCCCGACACTGAGCAGCTCGGCTGAGTGCGGAGAGCCTCCGAGCCTCTACGATGATGCAGGGACGCGCTTCAAACACGCCCGCGCCTCCTCTCCGACCCCGTCGGCCTCgcactcctcctcttcctcctcctcgcACTCCTCGGATGAAGAGTTTGAAGACGACCCGCTGGACTTCGACCCCAGTCCCGGTGGCTTTAGCGGCGGATTCGGTAGCGACACGTGCCTGGACCGAGACTTGGACTTCGGTTTCGAGTCGGGCTCCGGCTCGCACTTCGAGTTCCCGGACTACTGCACGCCCGAGGTGAGCGAGATGATCTCGGGGGACTGGCTCGAGTCCACCATCTCCAACCTGGTGTTCACGTATTGA